In Streptomyces sp. SID8374, one genomic interval encodes:
- the traB gene encoding plasmid transfer protein TraB produces MADSQKADLWKAIKHPRMRPWLTVAAEVPATFAAHHYWGDSVPAAIGLTVAAGVLTAATWWAAEGTRPGRRIHATLSTGLGTSYLVVGTAVGPFDPALASTLVIGGAVAAGSWNIRQALRVNVDPQKAGGSAETGVLVKAIGDAKVALRGKPKIEPNKVTAPLQLAAGQVTSDDLGNRIKHIAGELGVSPTSIRVIPDPDDAARATLVVVPKDELKQPTPWPGPSSPGGSITEPIVIGIYEDGQPAHLWLPAGPGRNATHYLAAGMNGSAKSTGLSVVAVEVLSRCDVVMWAVDPSKGMQTFAAFLPYLDWVEMTETGGNTMIDALTQVITARANELGRHGFKNWTPEAFEKLGMPYMVVWIEEAAKFFRNGTEMEGLVMEARSAGISVEISLQRPSATSMPTDVREQLGGVLCFGVKGSTTADMALPDDVRDAGARPEAWENRKPGYCYLVAPGVDEDRYATPLRTYLIDDDQITGVLSVLPHTPALDAVTAAAAGDAYANRTRYDADTPLTSNDTDRQETVLMTKADNEHAEKALIEKQVDREIDAMVGDDPDDDGYVPDIDADQEIAPPAETWSFGHAQAPVEEKSPEAGMDALMVMLNEFRSEEREFIGPKDFGPFGKGERIGRARSWVSGALGDLSDAGVHLSETDQPGVYRLLNPVLSEV; encoded by the coding sequence GTGGCTGACAGCCAGAAGGCCGACCTGTGGAAGGCCATCAAGCACCCCCGCATGAGGCCCTGGCTGACCGTCGCCGCAGAGGTCCCCGCCACCTTCGCCGCCCACCACTACTGGGGTGACTCCGTCCCCGCAGCGATCGGCCTCACCGTCGCCGCCGGAGTGCTGACCGCCGCCACGTGGTGGGCGGCGGAGGGGACCCGGCCCGGTCGGCGTATCCACGCCACCCTGTCGACCGGCCTCGGCACCTCCTATCTCGTCGTCGGCACCGCGGTCGGCCCGTTCGACCCGGCGCTCGCCTCGACCCTCGTCATCGGCGGGGCCGTGGCCGCCGGGTCGTGGAACATCCGCCAGGCGTTGCGCGTCAACGTCGACCCCCAGAAGGCAGGCGGCAGCGCCGAGACCGGTGTTCTCGTCAAGGCCATCGGCGACGCCAAGGTCGCCCTCCGCGGCAAGCCGAAGATCGAACCCAACAAGGTCACCGCACCCCTCCAGCTCGCAGCCGGGCAGGTCACCTCCGACGACCTCGGCAACCGCATCAAGCACATCGCCGGCGAACTCGGTGTTTCCCCGACCAGCATCCGCGTCATCCCCGACCCCGACGACGCGGCCCGCGCCACCCTCGTCGTCGTCCCCAAGGACGAACTGAAGCAGCCGACCCCGTGGCCTGGCCCGTCCAGCCCGGGCGGCAGCATCACCGAGCCCATCGTCATCGGGATCTACGAAGACGGGCAGCCGGCCCACCTATGGCTACCCGCGGGCCCGGGACGCAACGCCACGCACTACCTGGCCGCCGGGATGAACGGCTCCGCCAAATCCACAGGCCTGTCCGTCGTCGCCGTAGAAGTGCTCTCCAGGTGCGACGTCGTCATGTGGGCGGTTGACCCCTCCAAGGGCATGCAGACCTTCGCCGCGTTCCTGCCCTACCTCGACTGGGTCGAAATGACCGAGACAGGAGGCAACACGATGATCGACGCCCTCACCCAGGTCATCACCGCCCGAGCCAACGAGCTGGGACGCCACGGCTTCAAGAACTGGACGCCGGAAGCGTTCGAAAAGCTCGGCATGCCGTACATGGTCGTGTGGATCGAGGAAGCGGCCAAGTTCTTCCGCAACGGCACCGAAATGGAGGGCTTGGTCATGGAGGCCCGGTCCGCCGGGATCAGCGTCGAGATCAGCCTCCAGCGGCCCTCCGCCACCAGCATGCCGACCGATGTCCGCGAGCAGCTCGGCGGTGTCCTCTGCTTCGGCGTGAAGGGCTCCACCACCGCCGACATGGCCCTCCCGGACGATGTGCGTGACGCTGGCGCCCGCCCCGAGGCATGGGAGAACCGGAAACCCGGCTACTGCTACCTGGTCGCCCCCGGTGTCGACGAAGACCGCTACGCCACCCCGCTCCGCACCTACCTCATCGACGACGACCAGATCACCGGAGTCCTTTCCGTCCTGCCACACACACCCGCCCTCGACGCCGTCACCGCGGCCGCAGCCGGCGACGCCTACGCCAACCGCACCCGATACGACGCTGACACCCCCCTGACCAGCAATGACACCGACAGGCAGGAGACCGTCCTCATGACCAAGGCGGACAATGAGCACGCCGAGAAGGCGCTGATCGAGAAGCAAGTCGACCGCGAGATCGACGCCATGGTCGGCGACGACCCCGACGACGACGGGTACGTGCCCGACATCGACGCCGACCAGGAGATCGCACCGCCCGCCGAGACCTGGTCGTTCGGGCACGCCCAGGCGCCCGTTGAGGAGAAGAGCCCCGAGGCCGGCATGGACGCCCTGATGGTCATGCTCAACGAATTCCGGTCCGAGGAAAGGGAGTTCATCGGCCCGAAGGACTTCGGCCCGTTCGGGAAGGGGGAGCGCATCGGAAGGGCTCGTTCCTGGGTGTCAGGAGCCCTGGGGGACCTGTCAGATGCCGGGGTTCACCTGTCAGAAACGGATCAGCCCGGGGTCTACCGGCTGCTGAACCCGGTGCTGAGCGAGGTCTGA
- the traA gene encoding plasmid transfer protein TraA — protein sequence MSTPAEQVRNFTQHQAGQPFTAPPRPRTAPSNGSHPGGVNNSKNRTGGGFNPSIGLAVNKTIVNGKTGVGAAPGGGTGGKVPGSDFMSNEDIRAFCEYLRKESRNRATERAMDADHLEAVLRTIPDAAGSLHGSRARARRVSRWLKKVAAAEKAIQRYSAMVYGTFEREYESDLRKVGKGRNQPPRATKFGWR from the coding sequence ATGAGCACTCCCGCCGAGCAGGTCCGCAACTTCACCCAGCACCAGGCCGGTCAACCTTTCACCGCCCCGCCCCGGCCCCGCACTGCCCCCTCGAACGGCTCTCACCCGGGCGGTGTGAACAACTCGAAGAACCGCACCGGTGGCGGCTTCAACCCGTCCATCGGACTCGCCGTGAACAAGACCATCGTGAACGGTAAGACGGGCGTCGGAGCGGCGCCTGGTGGAGGCACCGGCGGGAAAGTGCCCGGCTCCGACTTCATGTCGAACGAGGACATCCGCGCGTTCTGCGAGTACCTCCGCAAGGAGTCCCGGAACCGGGCCACCGAGCGGGCGATGGACGCCGACCACCTCGAAGCCGTCCTCCGCACCATCCCCGACGCCGCAGGCAGCCTCCACGGATCGCGTGCCCGCGCCCGACGGGTGTCCCGGTGGCTGAAGAAGGTCGCCGCCGCCGAGAAGGCCATCCAGAGGTACTCCGCCATGGTGTACGGCACGTTCGAGCGGGAGTACGAGTCTGACCTGCGGAAGGTCGGCAAGGGCCGCAACCAGCCGCCGCGAGCCACCAAGTTCGGCTGGCGCTAA
- a CDS encoding DUF6221 family protein — translation MSDTTEDGPVSSMVDKLAPSTALPPNAPDLDLVQFLRDRYTEHTTDENANYRRVLIECEHAISRVADEPAAGFLALRILRHMANVYRDHPEWGPGWRP, via the coding sequence ATGAGCGACACGACAGAAGATGGACCTGTAAGCAGCATGGTCGACAAGCTCGCCCCGAGCACTGCACTACCCCCGAATGCCCCTGATCTCGACCTTGTGCAGTTCCTCCGCGACCGGTACACCGAGCACACGACCGACGAGAACGCCAACTACCGCCGGGTCCTCATCGAGTGCGAGCACGCCATCAGCCGAGTAGCTGACGAGCCCGCAGCCGGGTTTCTCGCCCTACGGATCCTGCGGCACATGGCCAACGTGTACCGGGATCACCCCGAGTGGGGGCCGGGATGGCGCCCCTAG
- a CDS encoding DUF6221 family protein — protein sequence MTDTLVAFLRARLDDDEQVAGAADPELSHVFTRIATFDPEMAADERHIMVQRPARTLREVQAKRQLIDEHRPDGAGGCSTCTDPEDFDEDADGNRAFSRSAKPWPCPTVRLLALPYSDHLDYRQEWTP from the coding sequence ATGACCGACACCTTGGTGGCCTTCCTCCGGGCCCGACTCGACGACGATGAGCAGGTGGCGGGGGCGGCAGACCCGGAGCTGAGTCACGTCTTCACCCGTATCGCCACCTTCGATCCCGAGATGGCGGCAGATGAACGCCACATCATGGTGCAGCGCCCGGCCCGCACCCTGCGGGAAGTCCAAGCGAAACGGCAGTTGATCGACGAGCACCGGCCGGACGGGGCGGGAGGGTGCAGCACGTGTACGGACCCCGAGGACTTCGACGAGGACGCAGACGGCAACCGCGCGTTCTCCCGAAGCGCGAAGCCCTGGCCGTGCCCTACCGTCAGGCTCCTCGCCCTCCCGTACAGCGACCACCTCGACTACCGGCAGGAGTGGACCCCATGA
- a CDS encoding HD domain-containing protein gives MNVAEVDALAAAAHAGQFDKVDVPYIRHVRAVAAGLVPFGDDLVMAGLLHDVIEDTDWTTERLLAAGVPNHVVGLVEDVTNQRGVPYEEKMWRITSSRDATLLKVADNAHNSHPDRAIKLSEEQRTRLAAKYRAARDILWPAAEDRDIETIVRIVNPSLLGELRERRNQESPS, from the coding sequence ATGAACGTCGCCGAGGTCGACGCGCTAGCCGCCGCTGCCCACGCCGGCCAGTTCGACAAGGTCGACGTCCCGTACATCCGGCACGTCCGTGCTGTGGCCGCCGGGCTGGTCCCGTTCGGTGACGACCTGGTGATGGCCGGGCTGCTGCACGACGTCATCGAGGACACCGACTGGACCACCGAACGGCTCCTGGCTGCTGGTGTTCCCAACCATGTTGTCGGCCTTGTGGAGGACGTCACTAACCAGCGTGGTGTGCCCTACGAGGAGAAGATGTGGAGGATCACCAGTAGCCGCGACGCCACCCTCCTCAAGGTGGCGGACAACGCGCACAACAGCCACCCCGACCGGGCGATCAAGCTGTCCGAGGAGCAGCGGACCCGGCTGGCGGCGAAGTACCGGGCAGCCCGGGACATCCTGTGGCCCGCCGCCGAAGACCGTGACATCGAGACCATCGTCAGGATCGTCAACCCGTCGCTGCTCGGCGAACTCCGCGAGCGACGGAACCAGGAGAGCCCCTCATGA